A stretch of the Nitratireductor thuwali genome encodes the following:
- a CDS encoding PstS family phosphate ABC transporter substrate-binding protein — protein MQKILLTASVAALAAAMSAGAAQARDQIRIVGSSTVFPYTQAVAEEFGNTGGFAAPVTESTGTGGGMQIFCGGVGVDHPDITGASRAMKEGEYKLCLENGVESITEVQIGSDGLSIAHSVDAADLDLSKAQIFQALAAEVEVDGEVVANPYTRWNEIDPSLPDTEITVFGPPPTSGTRDAFVELVMEEGCEEFPAIEALEGDRKDEVCQRMRTDGPFVEAGENDNLIVQRLQADTNALGIFGYSFLYENQDTLKAVAVDGVKPTPETIADESYAVSRPLFFYVKNAHRGVIPGLQEFVEEYVSEEAMGPGGYLSERGLIPLSDERRAEVREAAIAGKNLTRYTQ, from the coding sequence ATGCAGAAAATCCTTCTCACGGCGTCCGTTGCGGCCCTTGCCGCTGCGATGTCCGCCGGCGCCGCTCAGGCGCGCGACCAGATCCGCATCGTCGGCTCGTCGACCGTGTTCCCATACACGCAGGCGGTGGCCGAAGAATTCGGCAACACCGGCGGTTTCGCAGCGCCAGTGACCGAATCGACCGGCACAGGCGGCGGCATGCAGATCTTCTGCGGCGGCGTCGGCGTCGACCATCCCGACATCACCGGCGCTTCGCGCGCCATGAAGGAGGGCGAATACAAGCTCTGCCTCGAAAACGGCGTTGAGAGCATCACCGAGGTGCAGATCGGCTCTGACGGCCTGTCCATCGCCCATTCCGTCGATGCCGCCGATCTCGACCTTTCCAAGGCGCAGATCTTCCAGGCGCTCGCCGCAGAGGTGGAAGTGGACGGCGAAGTCGTCGCCAATCCCTACACCCGCTGGAACGAGATCGATCCGTCGCTGCCCGACACCGAAATCACCGTTTTCGGTCCGCCGCCCACCTCCGGCACGCGCGACGCTTTCGTCGAGCTGGTGATGGAAGAGGGCTGCGAGGAGTTTCCGGCTATCGAGGCACTGGAAGGCGACCGCAAGGATGAAGTCTGCCAGCGCATGCGCACGGACGGCCCGTTCGTCGAAGCCGGCGAGAACGACAATCTGATCGTCCAGCGCCTGCAGGCCGATACGAACGCCCTCGGCATCTTCGGCTACTCCTTCCTCTACGAGAACCAGGACACGCTGAAGGCGGTGGCTGTTGACGGCGTCAAGCCGACGCCGGAGACCATTGCCGACGAGAGCTATGCGGTTTCGCGGCCGCTGTTCTTCTACGTGAAGAACGCGCATCGCGGCGTCATTCCCGGACTCCAGGAGTTCGTGGAAGAGTATGTGTCGGAGGAGGCCATGGGCCCCGGCGGGTATCTTTCGGAGCGCGGCCTGATCCCGCTTTCCGACGAGCGTCGCGCCGAGGTTCGCGAAGCTGCCATCGCTGGCAAGAACCTTACGCGTTACACTCAGTAA
- the pstA gene encoding phosphate ABC transporter permease PstA, producing the protein MSENTLTTPKPFDWSSPEAAAIRKRRYAADRRLRLYGLASIITAIGLLGILIASLIITGHTAFVQTHIAVEFTVDPENVPADDPASGNFRAVVADAAQKLFPDVDDAAEQRVASRILSNGTPNILRDYVVANPEIIGQTITLKVPASDPFDQLNKGVIDRDLPEDRRRVSDTEIALFETLEERGLVTTPFNWGLFLNADSRFPELAGLAGAITGSFYALLVCFVISFPLGIAAAIYLEEFAPRNRWTDLVEVNINNLAAVPSIVFGLLGLAVFIQIFGLPRSAPLVGGLVLALMTLPTMIIVTRAALKSIPPSIREAALGVGASKHEVILHHVLPLAVPGILTGTIIGLAQALGETAPLLLIGMNAFLTSPPGGIMDPATALPTQIFIWADSPERGFVSRTSAAILVLLGFLIFMNAFAIYLRQRFERRW; encoded by the coding sequence ATGTCCGAAAACACATTGACGACGCCCAAACCATTCGACTGGTCCTCACCGGAAGCCGCGGCAATCCGCAAGCGCCGGTATGCCGCCGACCGCCGCCTTCGGCTCTACGGTCTGGCCTCCATCATCACGGCCATCGGGCTGCTTGGCATCCTGATAGCGTCGCTGATCATCACGGGGCATACGGCCTTTGTGCAGACCCATATCGCGGTCGAGTTCACCGTCGATCCGGAGAACGTGCCGGCGGATGACCCGGCAAGCGGCAACTTCCGCGCCGTCGTCGCCGATGCGGCGCAGAAGCTGTTTCCCGATGTCGATGACGCAGCCGAACAGCGCGTGGCCTCGCGCATCCTGTCGAACGGGACGCCCAACATCCTGCGCGACTACGTGGTCGCTAACCCGGAGATCATTGGACAGACCATTACGCTCAAGGTGCCGGCGTCCGATCCCTTCGATCAGCTCAACAAGGGCGTGATCGACCGCGATCTGCCGGAAGACCGCCGCCGCGTTTCGGACACGGAAATCGCGCTGTTCGAGACGTTGGAGGAGCGAGGGCTTGTCACTACGCCCTTTAATTGGGGCCTGTTCTTGAACGCCGACAGCCGCTTCCCGGAGCTCGCGGGCCTGGCCGGCGCCATCACCGGCTCGTTCTATGCCCTTCTCGTCTGCTTTGTCATTTCGTTTCCTCTCGGTATTGCCGCCGCGATTTATCTTGAAGAGTTCGCGCCCAGGAACCGCTGGACCGACCTTGTAGAAGTCAACATCAACAATCTGGCGGCGGTGCCGTCGATCGTATTCGGGCTTCTGGGCCTGGCGGTCTTCATCCAGATCTTCGGCCTGCCGCGTTCGGCGCCGCTTGTGGGCGGCCTTGTCCTTGCGCTGATGACGCTGCCGACGATGATCATTGTCACCCGGGCGGCACTCAAATCGATACCGCCGTCCATCCGTGAAGCCGCGCTGGGCGTTGGCGCTTCCAAGCACGAGGTCATTCTGCATCATGTGCTGCCACTAGCCGTGCCCGGCATCCTGACGGGCACGATCATCGGCCTGGCGCAGGCGCTGGGCGAGACCGCGCCATTGCTTCTGATCGGCATGAACGCCTTTTTGACTTCGCCGCCCGGTGGTATCATGGATCCGGCGACAGCCTTGCCGACGCAGATATTCATATGGGCGGACAGCCCCGAGCGTGGTTTCGTCTCGCGTACGTCGGCCGCGATCCTCGTGCTGCTGGGCTTCCTGATTTTCATGAACGCGTTCGCGATCTATCTGCGGCAACGCTTTGAACGTCGCTGGTGA
- the phoB gene encoding phosphate regulon transcriptional regulator PhoB: MIAPKVMVVEDDEPLCVLLRYNLEAEGYQVEMITRGDEAEVRLQENVPDLLVLDWMVPAISGIELCRRLRMRADTERLPIIMLTARGEESDRVRGLATGADDYLVKPFSTPEFIARVRALLRRAKPEVLSTVLKVGDIILDRESHRVYRRKSEIRLGPTEFRLLEFMMQHPGRVFSRSQLLDNVWGETIYIDERTVDVHVGRLRKAVNQGRMPDVIRTIRGAGYAIREA; encoded by the coding sequence ATGATCGCACCCAAAGTCATGGTGGTCGAGGACGACGAACCGCTATGCGTCCTGCTGCGCTATAATCTCGAGGCCGAAGGCTATCAGGTCGAGATGATCACACGCGGAGATGAAGCAGAGGTCCGCCTCCAGGAGAACGTTCCCGATTTGCTGGTGCTCGACTGGATGGTGCCGGCGATCTCCGGCATCGAACTGTGCCGCCGGCTGCGCATGCGGGCGGACACCGAGCGCCTGCCCATCATCATGCTGACCGCGCGGGGCGAGGAAAGCGACCGCGTGCGCGGCCTTGCCACCGGTGCCGACGACTATCTCGTGAAGCCGTTCTCGACGCCCGAGTTCATCGCCCGGGTGCGCGCGCTCCTGCGCCGCGCCAAGCCGGAGGTGCTTTCGACGGTGCTGAAGGTGGGCGACATCATTCTCGACCGGGAATCGCACCGGGTCTACCGCCGCAAAAGCGAAATCAGGCTCGGGCCGACGGAGTTCCGCCTGCTGGAGTTCATGATGCAGCACCCAGGCCGCGTCTTCTCGCGGAGCCAGCTTCTCGACAATGTGTGGGGCGAGACGATCTATATCGACGAGCGCACCGTGGACGTGCATGTCGGCCGGCTGCGCAAGGCCGTGAACCAGGGCCGCATGCCCGACGTCATCCGTACCATTCGCGGCGCCGGCTACGCGATACGGGAAGCGTAG
- the pstC gene encoding phosphate ABC transporter permease subunit PstC, translated as MTGYLFLAILALSLVAFYVGRSTANRFVAAHGAEVHSRPLYHGAFAAVWVGLPALILVVLWLLSQDGVIDRLILASLPSSLTEGASTSQLSLYLSEIKNVASGRIFSEPSPEIRAAAERYQRWHAIAGWAMVVVALSVSTIALYLARVRMAPKFRARQNFERALDIIMITSAVVAILVTIGIIVSLTYEALQFFMLVPPQEFFFGLNWEPQIAIREDQVAGTGAFGAVPVFTGTLLIAAIALIVAVPIGLLSALYLVEFASERFRGIVKPILEILAGVPTVVYGFFAILTVAPAIREAGSLIGLSISPNSALAAGGVMGIMILPFISSLSDDALRAVPQSMRDGSFALGATRAETITRVLLPAALPGIVGGVLLAASRAIGETMIVVMAAGLTATLTANPLDGVTTVTVQIVTLLIGDTSFDNPKTLSAFALGLVLFVSTLCLNVLALRIVRRYREKYE; from the coding sequence GTGACCGGATATTTGTTTCTCGCCATCCTCGCGCTGTCGCTCGTCGCCTTTTATGTCGGGCGGTCGACAGCCAACAGGTTCGTTGCGGCCCATGGAGCGGAGGTTCATTCCCGACCGCTCTATCATGGCGCCTTCGCTGCGGTCTGGGTGGGGTTGCCCGCCCTGATACTTGTCGTCCTGTGGCTGCTTTCCCAGGACGGCGTCATCGATCGTCTCATCCTCGCGTCGCTGCCGTCGAGCCTGACCGAAGGAGCCTCGACGTCGCAGCTTTCGCTTTATCTCAGTGAAATCAAGAACGTGGCCTCCGGGCGCATCTTTAGCGAACCCTCTCCCGAAATACGCGCCGCCGCCGAACGGTATCAGAGATGGCATGCCATCGCCGGCTGGGCAATGGTCGTCGTGGCGCTGTCCGTTTCCACCATTGCGCTCTATCTGGCACGCGTGCGCATGGCGCCGAAGTTCCGCGCGCGGCAGAATTTCGAACGGGCGCTCGATATCATCATGATCACGTCGGCCGTCGTGGCGATCCTGGTGACGATCGGCATCATCGTATCGCTGACCTACGAAGCGCTCCAGTTCTTCATGCTGGTGCCGCCGCAGGAGTTCTTCTTCGGGCTCAATTGGGAGCCGCAGATCGCCATCCGCGAGGATCAGGTGGCCGGAACGGGCGCTTTCGGCGCCGTGCCGGTGTTCACGGGAACATTGCTTATCGCGGCCATCGCTCTCATCGTCGCCGTGCCGATCGGACTCTTGTCAGCCCTTTACCTGGTCGAATTCGCGAGCGAGCGTTTCCGTGGGATCGTCAAGCCGATCCTCGAAATCCTCGCCGGTGTGCCGACGGTAGTCTACGGCTTCTTCGCCATTCTTACCGTCGCTCCCGCGATCCGCGAAGCCGGCAGCCTCATCGGTCTCTCCATCTCGCCGAACAGTGCCCTGGCGGCGGGCGGCGTCATGGGCATCATGATCCTGCCCTTCATTTCCTCGCTGTCGGACGATGCGCTGCGTGCCGTGCCGCAATCGATGCGTGACGGCTCCTTCGCGCTGGGCGCGACGCGGGCGGAAACGATCACGCGCGTGCTTCTACCCGCGGCGCTTCCGGGCATCGTGGGCGGTGTTCTGCTGGCCGCCAGCCGCGCCATCGGGGAGACTATGATCGTCGTCATGGCCGCCGGCCTCACCGCCACGCTGACGGCCAATCCGCTGGACGGCGTGACCACGGTTACCGTGCAGATCGTCACGCTGCTGATCGGCGACACCTCCTTCGACAATCCGAAGACGCTGTCGGCTTTCGCTCTCGGGCTCGTGCTGTTCGTCTCGACGCTGTGCCTGAACGTCCTCGCTCTGCGCATTGTGCGCCGCTACCGCGAGAAATATGAGTAG
- the phoU gene encoding phosphate signaling complex protein PhoU has product MGEHTVTSFDEDLEQIDRLIRDMGDLAGAMTHDATRALLKSDNALAQRVISDDTIMDAKQRDLDEKAITLIGKRQPMAQDLRAVVGGIRMASDLERIGDLAKNIAKRVGAVGDSATPRSLTHSIDAMAQMVIVQVNSVVERYVERQPDALTKLRDEDEKIDIHYTSVFRELLTYMMEDPRNITACTHLLFCAKNLERIGDHVTNIAENAYYVLTGEQLPVQRPKLDETQMTMSAQ; this is encoded by the coding sequence ATGGGCGAGCATACAGTTACGTCGTTCGACGAGGATCTGGAGCAGATCGACCGGCTGATCCGGGATATGGGCGACCTCGCCGGCGCGATGACCCACGACGCCACGCGGGCTCTCCTCAAATCCGACAATGCCCTGGCGCAGCGGGTCATCTCCGACGATACGATCATGGACGCCAAGCAGCGGGACCTGGACGAGAAGGCCATCACCCTGATCGGCAAGCGGCAGCCGATGGCGCAGGACTTGCGTGCCGTGGTCGGAGGCATCCGCATGGCATCCGACCTCGAGCGGATCGGCGACCTGGCCAAGAATATCGCCAAGCGGGTGGGCGCGGTCGGCGACAGCGCCACGCCGCGCAGCCTCACCCACTCGATCGACGCAATGGCCCAGATGGTCATCGTCCAGGTCAATTCGGTGGTCGAACGCTATGTCGAGCGCCAGCCCGACGCGTTGACCAAGCTGCGCGACGAGGATGAGAAGATCGACATCCATTACACGTCCGTCTTCCGCGAACTCCTCACCTATATGATGGAAGACCCGCGCAACATCACCGCCTGCACCCATTTGCTTTTCTGCGCGAAGAATCTGGAGCGCATAGGCGACCACGTCACCAACATCGCCGAGAACGCCTATTATGTGCTCACGGGCGAACAGCTTCCAGTCCAGCGTCCGAAGCTGGACGAGACGCAAATGACGATGAGCGCGCAATAG
- the pstB gene encoding phosphate ABC transporter ATP-binding protein PstB translates to MNMLTDAAIENAMDKTPAHEAVKMQGSKVRVFYGEKQALFDVDLDIRENQVTALIGPSGCGKSTFLRCLNRMNDTIDICRVTGDITLDGEDIYDPRIDVVELRARVGMVFQKPNPFPKSIYENVAYGPRIHGLANAKSDMDAVVERSLQKAGLWSEVKDRLHEPGTGLSGGQQQRLCIARAIAVSPEVILMDEPCSALDPIATARVEELIDELRENYTIVIVTHSMQQAARVSQRTAMFHLGNLVEEGPTDKMFTNPEDKRTQDYITGRFG, encoded by the coding sequence ATGAACATGCTGACAGATGCCGCCATAGAAAACGCCATGGACAAGACGCCCGCGCACGAAGCGGTGAAGATGCAGGGTTCAAAGGTTCGCGTCTTCTATGGCGAGAAGCAGGCCCTGTTCGATGTGGATCTCGACATCCGGGAGAACCAGGTGACCGCGCTTATCGGTCCTTCGGGCTGCGGCAAGTCGACCTTCCTGCGTTGTCTCAACCGGATGAACGATACGATCGACATCTGCCGGGTGACCGGCGACATCACGCTCGACGGCGAGGACATCTACGATCCGCGTATCGACGTGGTCGAGCTGCGCGCCAGGGTCGGCATGGTCTTCCAGAAGCCCAACCCGTTCCCCAAATCGATCTATGAAAACGTCGCCTATGGACCGCGCATTCACGGGCTGGCCAACGCCAAGAGCGACATGGACGCGGTCGTTGAGCGGAGCCTGCAGAAGGCCGGTCTATGGAGCGAAGTGAAGGACCGGCTGCACGAGCCTGGCACGGGCCTTTCGGGCGGGCAGCAACAGCGCCTGTGCATCGCCCGCGCCATCGCCGTTTCGCCCGAGGTCATCCTGATGGACGAGCCGTGCTCGGCGCTCGACCCGATCGCCACGGCCCGTGTGGAAGAGCTGATCGACGAGTTGCGCGAGAATTACACCATCGTCATCGTCACGCATTCCATGCAGCAGGCGGCGCGCGTTTCACAGCGCACAGCCATGTTCCACCTCGGCAACCTTGTCGAGGAGGGGCCGACGGACAAAATGTTCACCAATCCCGAAGACAAGCGCACCCAGGACTACATTACAGGCCGCTTCGGCTGA